A region from the Microcebus murinus isolate Inina chromosome 27, M.murinus_Inina_mat1.0, whole genome shotgun sequence genome encodes:
- the MAP2K2 gene encoding dual specificity mitogen-activated protein kinase kinase 2 isoform X2, which produces MHRDVKPSNILVNSRGEIKLCDFGVSGQLIDSMANSFVGTRSYMSPERLQGTHYSVQSDIWSMGLSLVELSIGRYPIPPPDAKELEAIFGRPMVDGAEGEPHSISPRPRPPGRPVSGHGVDSRPAMAIFELLDYIVNEPPPKLPNGVFTPDFQEFVNKCLIKNPAERADLKILMNHAFIKRSEVEEVDFAGWLCKTLRLNQPSTPTRTAV; this is translated from the exons ATGCACCGAG ACGTGAAGCCCTCCAACATCCTGGTCAACTCCAGGGGCGAGATCAAACTGTGCGACTTCGGGGTGAGCGGGCAGCTCATCGACTCCATGGCCAACTCCTTCGTGGGCACGCGATCCTACATGTCT CCGGAGCGGTTGCAGGGCACACACTACTCGGTGCAGTCCGACATCTGGAGCATGGGCCTGTCCCTGGTGGAGCTGTCCATCGGAAGGTACCCCATCCCCCCGCCCGACGCCAAGGAGCTGGAGGCCATATTTGGCCGGCCCATGGTCGATGGGGCGGAAGGAGAGCCCCACAGCATCTCGCCTCGGCCAAGACCCCCTGGGCGCCCCGTCAGTG GTCACGGTGTGGACAGCAGGCCAGCCATGGCCATCTTCGAGCTCCTGGACTACATCGTGAATGAG cctcctcccaagCTGCCCAACGGCGTGTTCACCCCGGACTTCCAGGAGTTTGTAAATAAATG CCTGATCAAGAACCCGGCGGAACGAGCCGACCTAAAGATCCTCATG AACCACGCCTTCATCAAGCGGTCCGAGGTGGAAGAAGTGGATTTTGCCGGCTGGCTGTGTAAGACCCTGCGGCTAAACCAGCCCAGCACCCCCACGCGCACCGCCGTGTGA
- the MAP2K2 gene encoding dual specificity mitogen-activated protein kinase kinase 2 isoform X1, translated as MLARRKPVLPALTINPAIAEGPSPTSEGASEANLADLQKKLEELELDEQQKKRLEAFLTQKAKVGELKDDDFERISELGAGNGGVVTKVQHRPSGLIMARKLIHLEIKPAIRNQIIRELQVLHECNSPYIVGFYGAFYSDGEISICMEHMDGGSLDQVLKAARRVPEEILGKVSIAVLRGLAYLREKHQIMHRDVKPSNILVNSRGEIKLCDFGVSGQLIDSMANSFVGTRSYMSPERLQGTHYSVQSDIWSMGLSLVELSIGRYPIPPPDAKELEAIFGRPMVDGAEGEPHSISPRPRPPGRPVSGHGVDSRPAMAIFELLDYIVNEPPPKLPNGVFTPDFQEFVNKCLIKNPAERADLKILMNHAFIKRSEVEEVDFAGWLCKTLRLNQPSTPTRTAV; from the exons ATGCTGGCCCGGAGGAAGCCGGTGCTGCCGGCGCTCACCATCAACCCCGCCATCGCCGAGGGCCCGTCCCCCACCAGCGAGGGTGCCTCCGA AGCGAACCTGGCGGACCTGCAGAAGAAGCTCGAGGAGCTAGAACTGGACGAGCAGCAGAAGAAGCGTCTGGAAGCCTTCCTCACCCAGAAGGCCAAGGTCGGGGAGCTCAAGGACGACGACTTCGAACGGATCTCGGAGCTGGGCGCGGGCAACGGCGGGGTGGTCACCAAGGTGCAGCACAGGCCTTCGGGCCTCATCATGGCCAGAAAG CTGATCCACCTGGAGATCAAGCCGGCCATCCGGAACCAGATCATCCGCGAGCTGCAGGTGCTGCACGAGTGCAACTCGCCCTACATCGTGGGCTTCTACGGCGCCTTCTACAGCGACGGCGAGATCAGCATCTGCATGGAGCACATG GACGGGGGCTCCCTGGACCAGGTGCTGAAAGCGGCCAGGCGGGTTCCCGAGGAGATCCTGGGGAAGGTCAGCATCGCG GTGCTCCGGGGCCTGGCGTACCTCCGGGAGAAGCACCAGATCATGCACCGAG ACGTGAAGCCCTCCAACATCCTGGTCAACTCCAGGGGCGAGATCAAACTGTGCGACTTCGGGGTGAGCGGGCAGCTCATCGACTCCATGGCCAACTCCTTCGTGGGCACGCGATCCTACATGTCT CCGGAGCGGTTGCAGGGCACACACTACTCGGTGCAGTCCGACATCTGGAGCATGGGCCTGTCCCTGGTGGAGCTGTCCATCGGAAGGTACCCCATCCCCCCGCCCGACGCCAAGGAGCTGGAGGCCATATTTGGCCGGCCCATGGTCGATGGGGCGGAAGGAGAGCCCCACAGCATCTCGCCTCGGCCAAGACCCCCTGGGCGCCCCGTCAGTG GTCACGGTGTGGACAGCAGGCCAGCCATGGCCATCTTCGAGCTCCTGGACTACATCGTGAATGAG cctcctcccaagCTGCCCAACGGCGTGTTCACCCCGGACTTCCAGGAGTTTGTAAATAAATG CCTGATCAAGAACCCGGCGGAACGAGCCGACCTAAAGATCCTCATG AACCACGCCTTCATCAAGCGGTCCGAGGTGGAAGAAGTGGATTTTGCCGGCTGGCTGTGTAAGACCCTGCGGCTAAACCAGCCCAGCACCCCCACGCGCACCGCCGTGTGA